The DNA segment ACTGAAATACAACAAACGCGGTTATTTATTGCCGGGTTTGTATTGTTTATTTCGTTACAAAAAGTTGATTAATCAAGTACGGATTATTGTGCTTGGCGTTGTGCCTGAATATTTGAAGACAGGCGCGGCGGCGGTGCTGTTTTATGAAACTGCAAAACGCGCGAAGAAGTTAGGTTACGATTACGGTGAAGCAAGTTGGGTACTGGAAGATAACGTGATGATGAACCGCGCCGCTGATTTGATGAACGCCAAATGCTATAAGACGTATCGTATCTATGAACAACAACTCTAACTAAGAAAGAAAACCGTATGCCCGTAAAACCTGTAGAAAAAATCTGGATGAATGGAACGCTCGTCAACTGGAACGATGCAAAGATTCATATTCTCTCGCATGTGATTCATTATGGCTCCAGTTGGTTCGAGGGAATCCGCTGTTACGACACGAAGAAAGGCTCTGCAATTTTCCGTCTCGAAAAACATCTCGAACGGTTGTATGATTCGTGCAAAATTTATCATGCGGAAATTCCATACACGAAACAACAACTTGAAGATGCTGTCATTCAAACTATTCTTGCCAACAAACTTCCCGCATGTTATATCCGCCCGATTGTGTATCGCGGCTATGGCGATGTCGGCGTTAACCCGCTCAACAATCCGGTTGATGTTACGATTGCCGTGTGGGACTGGGGAACGTATCTCGGCGGCGAAGCGCTGAACAACGGCATTGACGTTTGCGTTTCGTCGTGGGCGCGCCCCGCGCCAAACACGATGCCGACAATTGCAAAGGCGGGAGGGAATTATCTGAACGCATCACTCATCAAAACCGAAGCGGTGAAGCGCGGGTATGTTGAGGGAATCGCTCTCGATGTTCACGGCTTTGTCAGCGAAGGAAGCGGAGAGAATATTTTTATCATCAAGAATGGAGATGTTCTTACACCTCCACTGACTTCAAGCATTTTACCTGGTGTTACACGTTCATCCGTGATGACGTTACTCCGCAACAGCGGCTACCGTGTCATCGAAGCGCCTGTTGCCCGCGAACTTCTGCATATCGCTGATGAAATCTTCTTTACCGGAACCGCGGCGGAAATTACACCGATTCGTTCCGTTGACGGATTTCCCGTTGGTGAAGGAAAACCCGGACCAATTACCAAAGAAGTTCAGCGGCAATTCTTCGATGTCGTTCACCAAGGAAACGATACGCGGGGTTGGTTGAAGTTTATCGGGAATGATTGAAGTCAGTATTTGAGTATTGAGTAGTCAGTACTTGAGTAATCAGAAAATAGTACGAAGCCGGTTCAATGATTGAATCGGCTTTTTGTTTTCATTCGACTTTCTGTATTTTCATCCAACAAACTATTCAACATATCTATGAACTCCATTATCTTTCTCATTGATTGTCCCGACCGAAAAGGATTGGTGGCAAGCATCAGCACATTTTTTTATGAACGCGGGTTTAATATTCTGCATTGCCAGCAATACACTGATGTCGAACGAAACCAGTATTTCATGCGGCTGAAATTGGACATGAACTCACTGAACGTTTCACGCAAGCAATTGGAGGATGAATTCGCTGAGTTCGGGAAAGAGTATCAACTCCGCTGGTCTGTACATTATTCGGATTATATTCAGAAAACGGCAATTCTTGTAACGAAAGCCCCGCATTGTTTGTATGATTTGTTAGTACGTCAGCAGGAGGGAGAATTGCCATGCGAGATTCCGCTTATCGTCAGCAACCGTCCTGCGCTGGAACACATTGCAGATAAGTTCCGGATACCATTCGTTTGCCTGCCCGTAACCCCGGAAACAAAAATCAAACAAGAAGAAGAACTGCAAAAGTTGTTACGTCAATACAGGATTGATGTTGTCGTGATGGCAAGATATATGCAAGTTTTATCAAAAGAGTTTGTTGAAGAATACGCGGGAAGAATCATCAATATCCATCATGCGTTTCTTCCGGCATTTCAGGGGGCGAGTCCGTATCAGCAGGCGTACGAGCGCGGCGTGAAAATGATTGGCGCAACCGCACACTATGCGACTGCTGAGTTAGATGGCGGACCTATTATTGAGCAGGATGTTGAACGGGTAAATCACGAACAGACGATAGAAGAACTCTCGCGTATCGGGATCGACATCGAACGAATTGTATTGGCGCGTGCAGTGAAAGCGCATCTCGAACGGAGAATAATTATTTCGGGAAAGCGAACGATTGTGTTTTCGACAGGTGTGTAATTTGTGTAGGCAGGACAAGCATTCCTGTCTGTTTCACCTAAGTATGATGTAACAGGCAAAAGCCTGTTCTGTTATTCCTGAACGTGCTTTCGGAGAAGCCGGACTACTTTATCAACTGTCAACGCGATACTTGAGTCATCCATAGTGATTGTTATATCTGCCTGATTGTAATAGTGCTCGCGAATTTGAAGAAGGGAAATAATTTTTTCCCGCATCGCGGTTTCGGGTAACTGTGCGCCGCTTGAATCTTTGAGGAGTGGACGATGTTGTTTTCGTCGAATGCGTTTGAGAAGAATATCCGGTTCGACTTCCAAGTAGACTAACAAGCCATTTGATTTAATTTGTTCGAGATTATTTTCAAACGCCACGGTTCCTCCCCCGAGAGCAACAACAATATTTTGTCTTGTTGAAAACTCTTGTAACAATTCCTGCTCAAGTCTGCGAAAATACAGTTCACCATGCTGTTCAAATATTTCTGAAACAGAGTAACCGACACGATGTTCAATTTCCACATCTAAATCAAGCGAATCAAACCCAAGTACATTTGCAACAGGTGGAGCGAGCGTACTTTTTCCGCTTCCCATAAAACCGGTGAAATATATTCTCGTGTGTTTTGTCATAAAAAAAAACGGTTAAAACTGATACACGAGTCCCGCGCCAAACTGTATTCCGTCAATACTGATTTTCGAGGGAAACGGTGTTTGTTCCGGAAGCGGAGTTGAAGGAGGGAATGTTGCATCGAGCGGAAAGACGTTGGTGGATTCAAACTGCACATCGCGAAATTTTAGTTCAGTGCGAATCGCGATACCGGATGTAAGTGCGAACTCAAATCCGCTTAATACATGAATTCCGATTCCCGGAGTTCGCTCGGTAATTTTCGACTCAACACCAGCGTAGGAATATTTTCGTTCACCGAAATACATTCCGACCCCGCCTCCCATATACATCCGAAATTTTTCCGTACTGAAGGGAATAGAGAAATATCCTGAAAGTTCAACCGGAAGCGCTCTATATCCATCGGTAGTAAGAATTTTCTTTTGATTGCCGGGAATTTCCACTTCAACCTCATTCCAAAGTAGTTCTATGTTTACTCCTACCTGAATGTTCCATCCGAGTTCACGACGGATATCAATTCCAACTCCCCAAACTCCATTGAGCGGGAGAGATTGGTTTCGTGTTACTTCGTCGGGGTCAAATGGATGATAAAATAACCGGGAGGAAGTTGTGATGGAGCCGTTGACCGACAGCGCATAGCGGGATGTTTGAGATTCAGCGGGCTGAAAACAAAAAACCATCACCACAAACGTGATGATGGTTTTCCATTGATTTGAAAATCTCATAAGGTTACATTACTGTAATCCGATTATCCAACATTCGGATTAACGATACCACATGTCACGGTTGTCAACGATTTCGGCATTCTTCTTTAATTTTGTTGACCAATCGGAGAATGCCTTGTTGCGTCGTTCAGACATCAACTGAGTACGAAGATTGTTTTTCTGTGCATTATAGGCAGTCGAATCAAAATTCGATTTGCTGAGTAACTTCACAATATAATACCCGCGTTGTCCTTCAACTACTCCCGATAATTCACCGACATTCATCTTGGAAACTGCGCCGGAGAATTTCAAATCTCTGCCAATGTTCGGAACAAATCCATTCAAGGAAAATTGACGGAGATTTTGTGCGGTAAAGCCCGGCTTAATGATTGAAATCTTACTCAAACTATCTGAAGGAGAAAATTGTTGTCGAACTTGTTCAACGGTTGATTTTATTTTCTCCATCTTCTTTTCACGCTTCACTCGGGGTTCAAGCGTCGTTTTCAGTTCTTCAAACGGACGGAGACCTGCATCTTTAATATCGGAAATCATAAATACGCCGTATCCGCCGTTGGGAAGTGTTTGAACATCGCTCACGTCGCCAAGTTTTCCGGTGAATGCAAATTTACTCAAACCAGAGTGCATTCCGATTCCGGGAATAACAGCATCTTTTTGAAATGATTGTGTTTCCGTTACCTGAAAATTCAGTTCGGTTGCATGTTTTAACAAGTCTCCGCTCTCTTTCGAAATATACGCGAGGTCTTGTGCCTGCTGGAGAATATTTTCCCGTGTTGATGAACTCAACCGAACCTGCATGTGAATGTCGGCAATCTTCACTTCGCGCTTATCTTTTGCAGTGACTTTGATAATGTGATACCCGAACTGGCTTTTCACCGGTCCGACTATCTGTCCGACTTTTGCTTTGAAAGCAGCATCTTCAAACGGTTTCACCATTCTTCCTTTTCCAAACCAACCGAGGTCGCCGCCTTTCGCCGCCGAACCATCTTTAGAAAATTGCACGGCGAGTTGAGCGAAATCTTCCGTCTTTGTTTTGGCAAAAATATCTTTTGCTTCTTTGAGCGCTTTTACGCTGTCATTATTTTCGATGTTCACGAGAATATGACTTGCGCGTACAAATTCATCTGCGCCTTCTTTGAACTCAAGCACTTTGATGAGATGATACCCGTCGGGTTCTGTTGTTGGTCCGATTACGTCTCCGGCGTTCGCGGCGAAGACCGATGTTTCTTTGTCCGGGTTCAGTTCACCGTGTTTGAAAAATGTTTCTGCGACCGGAGTTTCGGAATATGTTTTCGCAAGTTCAACAAAGTCCGCTCCTTCCGATGCTTTTCTTTTCAGGTCAGCCATTTCATTCATGACTGCTTCTGTGTCTGCTGCTGACGGTGCAACCGGGAAATTCACATACTTTAATTTTCGCGTTGCTTCTTGTTTGAATTCCTCTGAGTTTTCGTTATAGACTTTTTTCATGTCGTCGTCTGTCACCGTAACTTCTTCATCCTTTACCATGACGTTCGGGTCGAAGAGAATACAATCAGCATCGTACTTAATATTCTGGTCAATGAAGCGTTGAAGAATTTCGTTCTCGGTAACGCGCGTTCCCGCCATAATCATGCTCTGGAGTTTTTCACGCTGGCGTTGTTTGCGGAGGTAGTCTTCAACCTTAACCCAGATTTGAGCGTTCTGCGGGTTTTGAATTGCGTTATCATACGCCGCCCGGTTAAATGTTCCGGTCGAATCGGTGAATTGTTGAACAAGAAAGGCAGGGGGATTGTCTCCCTTTACCCAGTCAATAATTTCCTGGTCGGTAACGGAAATACCGAGACGAGCAATTTCATCTTCAAACAACTTTTCTTCAACGACCTGATTCCAGATTTGGTCTCTCAACGTGCGCAACTGATTTTCATCAAGCTCCTGACCTGTCTGTGCTTTCTGATTTTCAGCCGCTTGGCGGACAAGTTCTGCAAAGTCTTTCGCAGAAATGCTGTGTCCGTTGACGTTTCCGATTTCCTGTGATTCGATGTTGCGGGAAGCCTGTTTTCGTCCCGTGAGGTCCATTCCCCAATCGAGAACGATATAAACCACAAAAACACCTGCAAAAATTGCAAATGCTTTCGTCATGTTCTCGCGTATTCTTGTCATTAAAGGCATGCTATACCAACGTACTTATGTATAAAAAAGGTGAAATTTAGGGCTGTCAATATACAAGAAAATACCCTGATAAACAAAGCGATTTTCTTCAACAATCGTGTGTATTTTTCTTGACTTCTCGGTTTTTTTTTCTTTATATTAGCGCAACACCATCAATGAGTTTGAAAACGACAAAGACGTAATGCAAGATTTTGATTTTGAAAATTTCGACAACGATGCTGATGCATCGAAAGCGAACAAGAATAATCCGGACGATTCGCTCAAGGAATTAGAAGAGCGATTGAGAAAAGAGAAATTCAGCCCGGGCAATGTTGAACTTCTCGAAGAAATCGTCTCGATTTATCTTCGGTACGCGAAGTACAATGAAGCATTGCACTTTGCCAATATCCTGTTAGAATATGTTCCCTACAGTGCGGAGAACTGGTATAACAAAGGGCTGGCACTCAGCCATCTTGAGCGGCATCAGGAAGCGTTGGAAAGTTTTAGTAAAGCGGTAAGTCTCGACCCGTCAGAATCGGAGTTCTCCATCGCGTGCGGACTTTCGCTCGATAGTCTTGCCCGGTTCGATGAAGCGATTCAATGGTATGATTCCGTGCTGGAACAACACCCGGAAGATAGTGATGCGCTTATCAGCAAAGTGCTTTCGCTTGAACGAATGAATCGCTGGAACGATGCTGTAGCGTCGTTGAAATCTCTCCTTTTGATGAATCCCGAACAGACCGATGCCTGGCACGAACTCGGATTTTGTTATGATGTGCTTGAACAGTTTGAAGAATCACTCAAGTGCTATGAACGGACGTTGGACAGCGACCCGTATAATCACGCCGCGTGGTACAATCGAGGTATTGTACTGAACAAGATTGGAAAATATATTCAGGCAATTGACAGTTACGATTTCGCTCTTGCCATCAAAGAAAATTTTTTCCATGCATGGTTCAACAAGGGAAATGCGTTCGCGAACTTAGGACGATTACATGATGCGATAGAATGTTACAAGCAATCCATCCGTATTCAGCCCGAAGATATTGCTTCATGGCACAACATGGGAAGCGCGTACGAGGATATGGAAATGTTGAAGGAAGCAATCAAGTGTTATACGGTTGCGTTGCGCTACGAGCCGTTACATGTAGAATCGTTGTTTGCGCGCGGGTGTTGTTATGATGTGTTGGAACAGCCGAAGAAAGCGTATAATGATTTCACCAAAGCGCTCTCAGTGAAGAAGAATATTCCTGACCTGTGGTATGCGAAAGCGAATATTGCCTATAACTTGGGTAAATGGCGAGAAGCAATTATCGCATACAAGATGGCTGTTCGATACGACCCGCTCAATCTCGAAGCGTGGCTGGACCTGGGAGAAACGTTGCTGGAGTACGGTTACTATCGCGAAGCATTGAAAGCATTCAACAAATGTATTGAGTTGAAACCGGAGTGGAGCGACGCATTCTATAGCAAAGCGAAAGTGTTATTCCTCCAAAGGAAAACATTCGAAGCCATCGAAACACTCAAGAAAGCGTTTGAACTCAACCCAGAAAACAGAAAACGTTTTGAAAAAGAATTCCCCGGCGTTCGTTCCATCAAAGAATTTACCAATATTCTTCTAACGAAGTAGAAACATTTAATAAAATCTGTATAAAAAATAGACTCTGATTTTAAGTCTACGGTTTGATGCGGAGACGCAACCGTAATGGTCGCGCCTACAGTGAAATTATTCTATATAAAACTATCACTCAGACATTTTTTTGATGAAAGACGGAACACTCGATATTCTCCATCACTCCATTACTCCACTTCTCCACTCGAAATATCTTAAACTAACAGAAGTGTTACGTTCGCTCGGTTCGGTAGTGATTGGCTACTCAGGCGGAGTTGACAGCACGCTTCTTCTGAAAGTTGCAACAGATGTTCTTGGGAAGAACGCGCTTGCCGTCATCGGAAAATCCGAAACATATCCGACGCGTGAATATGAAGAAGCGGTGAACCTTGCAGAGAGTTTCGGCGCGCGCTACGAAGTAGTTACGACGGAAGAAACGGATAATCTCAAATTTCAGGAGAATCCTCCCAACAGGTGTTACTTCTGCAAGACAGAATTATTCTCGAAACTCCACATCATTGCTGAGAAAAAAAATATTCCGTGGATTGCCGACGGAACAATTACCGATGATGTCGGAGATTTCCGGCCGGGGATGAAAGCGAAGAAAGAAAACAATGTCCGCTCGCCGTTACTCGAAGCGGAACTCTCGAAAGCGGAGGTACGGGAACTTTCCAAACATCTCGGCTTGCCGACGTGGGAGAAAGGTTCGTTCGCATGTCTTGCTTCCCGCTTCCCCTATTATTTCGGAATTACCAAGGAGAACCTTATGAAAGTTGATTCGGCAGAATCGTTGCTGAGAGATTTGGGATTCAAATATTTCCGCGTTCGTCACCACGATGATAAAACCGCCCGCATCGAAGTTGCACCGGAAGAACTTGCGCGTTTGTTTGATGCAACAGTGCGCGAACAAATCGTATCGCATCTCAAAGCGCTCGGCTTTACCTACGTTACGCTCGACTTGCAAGGCTACCGCTCCGGCTCGATGAATGAGACATTGAGTGCGAAAGAAAAATCCGGTTTTATGTCAATGTAGTTTGATTTGTAAATGAAATAAAGTAACTTTCCACCCAAACAAATCCATACTATTCACATAACAATTAGGAGGAGCTATGAAGCTTCGATTATTCAGTTGCATCATTTGTTTGTTCTTGAGTTCTATTAATTTATTTGCTCAGCACGGAGACCCGACACTGCGTAAGATGACGGTGCTGGATGGTAACAATATCGGTCTTTCAGTGTATAACGACGGACAGATTTCCGGGTTTAACACCGGTGTAGATGTTCGCGGCGAATGGCCCCGGGGTTCAGGTCAGTATTACATCGGCGATGCAATACCAATGATTGGACTTGAATTTGTTGATGCGCGCGGCGAGACACTTCATCCTGTAATTATTAGCCGAGGTCCGAGAAATGGACAATCGAATGAAAAGCATCCGGTGTATGGGTACTTTTGGGGATTTAATCCTCTCCCCGGATTTCTCAATCCCACTACCTCAACGTTTGCAAGAAGTAATGATTCTTCTTCATGGCCCTCAACGTGGGCAGACCATCCTGAATGGGGAAGTAATGTATGGAATGGTTTCCTCGGTCCTAACCAATTTATCCCCGGTCTTGAAACATATTTTCAAATGGATGATTATTGGGATGATGAATTCAATTCGTATTTCTTACCGGACACCACTGATTCAACAAAGAAGGGATACGGCATTTCTGTTGCCGTAAGATATTTCCAGCTTGCACATCCCCTTTTCAATGATGTGTTGATAAAAATGTATGATATCACGAATATGGGAACATACAACTATGAGAAAGTTGTCTTCGGGAAAATAACAGGGAGTATGCTTGGCGGTGATGGAGATTTGAATGATGACCTTTGCTTTATCGATAAAGAGAACAAATATATTTATTCTTACGATGCCGATGGCATTGGAAACCAAGGACAAAAAGTAGGCGTAATGTCTGAGGCATTTCTTCACACTCCAGATGAAAATAACATTGGAAGTTTCCATTATTTCCCTCTTAGTGCGAGTCCAGCTATGAATGATGATGAATTTCTCTGGAATTATCTTACACCCGGCAAAATAGATAGTGTTATCCCCGCTCCTCAAGATGGCGACAATATCTTTGGAACAAATTATTTCTCGCTCGGTTCTCATGAAACAAAAAGAATTGTTACCGCTCTCATCATGGGATACTCGAAAGATGAGATAGGTCAGAAAGTGCTTGCGGCAAGAGCATTATGGAACTCGAAGTTTAATATTGATTCGGTTCTTCATTCTGTAGCATTTACGAACTTGAACAACCATAGAGAATTAAGTGGAACCGAAACAATCGAATGGAGTTCAACACGCTCTGGCGGAACTGTGGATATTTGGTACAGTTCTGATTATGGAGAGCATTGGACGTTAGTCGAAAAATCAATATCTAATACCGGTTCATATCAACTCGCAACGGAGAATTTTCAAGACACTCCATTTGGTATTTTCAGGCTCTTCATCAAAGATGAGCAAGGAAATCTTTACGCTTTTGCTCAATCGCATGATGTTTCCATAAACAATATTCAGGATGGAGTTCCGTTTTTGAAAGTGTTGAATCAGGGATTTGAAAAAGGAGATACCATACAAACGAATTCACACAGCGTCGAAATATTAATTGCCGATGTAGAAACTGATTCCATGTCCATGCAACTGTTGTATAGTATTGACGAGGGAAACACGTTTTCCCTTTCCCAAACACTGACCGTTGCCTCAGATACATTACCGCAACCGGTACATATCAATCTTGTTTCCCTCCCGAATACGAAGAAACTCACAATCAAACTATCTGTTTCGGATGGAAATTCATCATCAGAGGTTGTGTTGGATGATTTTACAAAGATACATTCGCGTGATAGTGTTGCCGCTTCGCATAGGGAAATTGTTTCAGGCTT comes from the Ignavibacteriota bacterium genome and includes:
- a CDS encoding branched-chain amino acid transaminase translates to MPVKPVEKIWMNGTLVNWNDAKIHILSHVIHYGSSWFEGIRCYDTKKGSAIFRLEKHLERLYDSCKIYHAEIPYTKQQLEDAVIQTILANKLPACYIRPIVYRGYGDVGVNPLNNPVDVTIAVWDWGTYLGGEALNNGIDVCVSSWARPAPNTMPTIAKAGGNYLNASLIKTEAVKRGYVEGIALDVHGFVSEGSGENIFIIKNGDVLTPPLTSSILPGVTRSSVMTLLRNSGYRVIEAPVARELLHIADEIFFTGTAAEITPIRSVDGFPVGEGKPGPITKEVQRQFFDVVHQGNDTRGWLKFIGND
- the purU gene encoding formyltetrahydrofolate deformylase, with the translated sequence MNSIIFLIDCPDRKGLVASISTFFYERGFNILHCQQYTDVERNQYFMRLKLDMNSLNVSRKQLEDEFAEFGKEYQLRWSVHYSDYIQKTAILVTKAPHCLYDLLVRQQEGELPCEIPLIVSNRPALEHIADKFRIPFVCLPVTPETKIKQEEELQKLLRQYRIDVVVMARYMQVLSKEFVEEYAGRIINIHHAFLPAFQGASPYQQAYERGVKMIGATAHYATAELDGGPIIEQDVERVNHEQTIEELSRIGIDIERIVLARAVKAHLERRIIISGKRTIVFSTGV
- a CDS encoding shikimate kinase, giving the protein MTKHTRIYFTGFMGSGKSTLAPPVANVLGFDSLDLDVEIEHRVGYSVSEIFEQHGELYFRRLEQELLQEFSTRQNIVVALGGGTVAFENNLEQIKSNGLLVYLEVEPDILLKRIRRKQHRPLLKDSSGAQLPETAMREKIISLLQIREHYYNQADITITMDDSSIALTVDKVVRLLRKHVQE
- a CDS encoding outer membrane beta-barrel protein, which encodes MRFSNQWKTIITFVVMVFCFQPAESQTSRYALSVNGSITTSSRLFYHPFDPDEVTRNQSLPLNGVWGVGIDIRRELGWNIQVGVNIELLWNEVEVEIPGNQKKILTTDGYRALPVELSGYFSIPFSTEKFRMYMGGGVGMYFGERKYSYAGVESKITERTPGIGIHVLSGFEFALTSGIAIRTELKFRDVQFESTNVFPLDATFPPSTPLPEQTPFPSKISIDGIQFGAGLVYQF
- a CDS encoding peptidylprolyl isomerase: MTKAFAIFAGVFVVYIVLDWGMDLTGRKQASRNIESQEIGNVNGHSISAKDFAELVRQAAENQKAQTGQELDENQLRTLRDQIWNQVVEEKLFEDEIARLGISVTDQEIIDWVKGDNPPAFLVQQFTDSTGTFNRAAYDNAIQNPQNAQIWVKVEDYLRKQRQREKLQSMIMAGTRVTENEILQRFIDQNIKYDADCILFDPNVMVKDEEVTVTDDDMKKVYNENSEEFKQEATRKLKYVNFPVAPSAADTEAVMNEMADLKRKASEGADFVELAKTYSETPVAETFFKHGELNPDKETSVFAANAGDVIGPTTEPDGYHLIKVLEFKEGADEFVRASHILVNIENNDSVKALKEAKDIFAKTKTEDFAQLAVQFSKDGSAAKGGDLGWFGKGRMVKPFEDAAFKAKVGQIVGPVKSQFGYHIIKVTAKDKREVKIADIHMQVRLSSSTRENILQQAQDLAYISKESGDLLKHATELNFQVTETQSFQKDAVIPGIGMHSGLSKFAFTGKLGDVSDVQTLPNGGYGVFMISDIKDAGLRPFEELKTTLEPRVKREKKMEKIKSTVEQVRQQFSPSDSLSKISIIKPGFTAQNLRQFSLNGFVPNIGRDLKFSGAVSKMNVGELSGVVEGQRGYYIVKLLSKSNFDSTAYNAQKNNLRTQLMSERRNKAFSDWSTKLKKNAEIVDNRDMWYR
- a CDS encoding tetratricopeptide repeat protein, yielding MQDFDFENFDNDADASKANKNNPDDSLKELEERLRKEKFSPGNVELLEEIVSIYLRYAKYNEALHFANILLEYVPYSAENWYNKGLALSHLERHQEALESFSKAVSLDPSESEFSIACGLSLDSLARFDEAIQWYDSVLEQHPEDSDALISKVLSLERMNRWNDAVASLKSLLLMNPEQTDAWHELGFCYDVLEQFEESLKCYERTLDSDPYNHAAWYNRGIVLNKIGKYIQAIDSYDFALAIKENFFHAWFNKGNAFANLGRLHDAIECYKQSIRIQPEDIASWHNMGSAYEDMEMLKEAIKCYTVALRYEPLHVESLFARGCCYDVLEQPKKAYNDFTKALSVKKNIPDLWYAKANIAYNLGKWREAIIAYKMAVRYDPLNLEAWLDLGETLLEYGYYREALKAFNKCIELKPEWSDAFYSKAKVLFLQRKTFEAIETLKKAFELNPENRKRFEKEFPGVRSIKEFTNILLTK
- the larE gene encoding ATP-dependent sacrificial sulfur transferase LarE; amino-acid sequence: MKDGTLDILHHSITPLLHSKYLKLTEVLRSLGSVVIGYSGGVDSTLLLKVATDVLGKNALAVIGKSETYPTREYEEAVNLAESFGARYEVVTTEETDNLKFQENPPNRCYFCKTELFSKLHIIAEKKNIPWIADGTITDDVGDFRPGMKAKKENNVRSPLLEAELSKAEVRELSKHLGLPTWEKGSFACLASRFPYYFGITKENLMKVDSAESLLRDLGFKYFRVRHHDDKTARIEVAPEELARLFDATVREQIVSHLKALGFTYVTLDLQGYRSGSMNETLSAKEKSGFMSM